Sequence from the Pseudobdellovibrionaceae bacterium genome:
AGAATAACTCTTTCTTTAGTAGAGGTTTATTTGGTATGCAACTTGCTTTGTATAAAGGCAATATGCGATCTACTATTTTCTTTTTACAAATTGGCTTTCTATACTTTGTAACATTCGCAACAGTATTATTTTCTGTACAAGCAAGTGCTAAACAAAAATCACTTAAAACTTCTTACAAAACTATTTTTGTAAATATGGGCACTTTATCTTTAAACTTAATTCGTTTTGAAAAAATGCAAACTTATAAAATTTCTATACAGCTATTAGTAAATTCTAAACAAGCGCAATCAGAAATATCTGTACAAAAAAGTTTTTTTAAAGAATTGGTTTCTAATATGCTTTATAGCTTTTCTTTTGAAGAGTTACAAAAAAAAATTATTTCTGACAAAAAACAGTTAGAAGATTTAAATATTTTTATAAACGAAGGATATATAAAAGCTTTAAAAATTAAAATTGTTAATGAGTAAAAATATAAACAAAAGTGTTTTAAAATAAAACACTTTTCACACAAGGAGTTACAATATGTTAAATAAAAAAAATATGTCTAATAGTGCAAAAGGTATTTTTTTAGAATTACAACAAACGGGTTGCGAAATGTCTAGCGATCAAAACAAACAAATTGTAGAAGAATTTTTACCATTAGTAAATTTTGTGGCAAAAAAAATTCACTTTCGATTACCTTCTCATATTGATTTACAAGATTTAATTGCCACGGGAGTGGTGGGGTTAATTGATGCTGTTAGCAAGTATGATATTACTAAAGATAATAAATTTAAAACTTATGCAGAATTTCGTATTAGGGGAGCCATTTTAGACGAACTAAGAGTTCAAGACTGGGTACCACGATCTATTAGAGATAAAGCCAAATTATTAAATAAAGCAATAAACACATTAGAAAAAAAATTAAACAGAGCTCCTCAAGATGATGAGGTTGCTAAAGAAATGGGCATTAGTAAAGAGGAGTTTTATCAATTATTAAATATAGTAAAGCCAGTAAGGGTGTTATCTTTTGACAACATGGTTTCTTTTAATACTGCCGACTATAAATCCATTGTAAAATTAGTAGAAGAGGCTGGTTTGGGCGGGCCTGATCAAAATTATAACTTTAAAAAAATACAAGCAAAAATAGCCGAGGCTATTAGCGAGTTATCTGACAGACAAAAGCAAATTTTATCTATGTACTATTACAAATCTTTAAATTTAAAAGAAATAGGCAGTATTTTAGAGCTTACAGAAAGTAGAATTTCGCAACTACATGCGCAGGCTTTGTTAAAGTTAAAAGCCAAACTGTATAGATACTTTGAAAAACCCTCTATTGCGGCTTAGTTTATTTTAAATACAGTAAAGTACTTTTAATTTTTTGAAGTAATCGTGTTTCCATTTGCCGTACGGCCTCTTTGCTTGTTCCGTAATGCTCTCCAATAGCTTTTAAAGTATGAGGGCTTGAAGATAAGGTTCGGTTTTTTAATATATACAATTCTTTTGGGTTAAGCTGATGCTTTAATTCTTGCAATTTTTGTTTTAATTTTTCTGTAATTTCTTTTTTTTCTAATAAACTCTCTGGTGTTTCGTAAGTTATGGCTTTGGTTTGTGGTACGGATTGGTCAAGGTGGTCGTCTTTGCTAGATGTATCTAAACTAATATCTTTACTAGTTAATCGCTGTTGCATAGTTATAATTTCTTTTTCTGTAACATTTAAAGATTGAGCTAGCTGTGGAAAGGGAGTTTGCAGGCTTC
This genomic interval carries:
- a CDS encoding FliA/WhiG family RNA polymerase sigma factor, coding for MSSDQNKQIVEEFLPLVNFVAKKIHFRLPSHIDLQDLIATGVVGLIDAVSKYDITKDNKFKTYAEFRIRGAILDELRVQDWVPRSIRDKAKLLNKAINTLEKKLNRAPQDDEVAKEMGISKEEFYQLLNIVKPVRVLSFDNMVSFNTADYKSIVKLVEEAGLGGPDQNYNFKKIQAKIAEAISELSDRQKQILSMYYYKSLNLKEIGSILELTESRISQLHAQALLKLKAKLYRYFEKPSIAA